The Falco biarmicus isolate bFalBia1 chromosome 7, bFalBia1.pri, whole genome shotgun sequence genome contains the following window.
AGCTCCAACCGGCTGGCGCGGCTGTCGGACGGGAGCCGCGCCTGCGTCCGCTACGGCATCAACCCGGAGCAGATCCAGGGCGAGGCGCTCTCCTACCACCTGGCCGGGGTGCTGGGCATGCAGGAGCGGCTGCCGCCCATGGCCCTCGCTCTGGTGGAGGCCCGCGGGCGGCAGTGGGAGCCGGTGCGGGAGGAGCTGCGCGGCTCGCACTGGGCCGAGGGCGCCGTGGTCAGCCTGACCCGCTGGGTGGACAACCTCACGGCCGTGGTGGCCCCCGCGCCCTGGGGCGCCGAGGCGGGCGCTGGCCGGCGGCTGCAGCCGCTGTCGGCGGGGGAGCTGGGCGGCCTGCCGCCGTCACAGCTGGTGGAGCTGGTGCAGTGGAGCGACCTGATCCTTTTTGACTACCTGACGGCCAACTTCGACCGCCTGGTCAGCAACCTCTTCAGCCTGCAGTGGGACCCGCGGGTGATGCGCCGCGCCACCAGCAACCTGCTCCGCGCCCCGGACGGCGGGCTCGTCTTCATGGACAACGAGGCGGGGCTGGTGCACGGCTACCGCCTCCTCGCCATGTGGGACCCCTACAATGAGCCGCTGCTCCGCTCGGTCTGCGTCTTCCGCGAGGGCACGGCGCGGCGCGTCGCCGAGCTGCACCGCCGCCGCAGCGCTGCCGCCGAGCTGCGCCGCCGCTACCGGGCGCGGGAGCCGCTCTGGGCGCGCCTCGGCTTCCTCTCGGAGCGGCAGGCCGAGCTGCTGCAGGCCCGCGTCGACTTCGTGCACCGCCACATCGCCCACTGCCGCGCACAGGCCGCCGTGCTCTGacggccccggggcgggcggaggCTGGCGGCGTGGGCCGGCCGCCCGCACCGCCCGGCTTTGTCTCCCCTCGGCGGCAGCGCGGCTTCACCTGCCCCGGCGGCTACCGGAGGCGGGGGCGGaccctgcccgcccccccggTGCTCGGTGCCGCGGCCGGGGGCGCCGCTCGGGCCGGGGTGCTGCCGCTGGCCGcctgccggggctgcccggAGGGGCGGTCAGTGCGCGCCTGTCAGCGCCCCTGCGGATGCGGAGCGCGATCGGTACAACGACAGCCCGGCTCCGCTCGGGGCTCCGCTCCCAGGGCTTACAAATCCGACAGGATTCGGCAGCTCGAGCACTTTCCTTAACTCTCCTGGTGCAGTCGCCCTCCTAAGAGGACCCTTGGAAAGCTGTCGTCTTTGTCTGGATTGGGGCCGACTACCTTTTCCTTCCAAAGGAGGCAGGcggaaacatttttttacatattcttCCTTTTACAACGGCATCTTGAAATATGGCTATTGATATTCACAGACTAAGAACTGAGTGCACCGTAGGGGAGCCCCTAACTAGCAAAACTGCCCTATTTATGAAGCTGGTTTGTTACCGATTTTCTCTAACGAGAGTGaacctttctgctgtttcttaaaTCTTGTCAATGAGAAGGGTATAGGAAGCCCATATTGCGTTAGATCTTAGTCTTTGTTGCGGATGCATCGAGTTAAACTTTTGATTCCTAAGCGTTTGTTTGTCATCATCACTGTCATCGTTTCGTCTGACCAGTAAAGTAACTGACTAATGGGTGACACAAGAGGATCTCCCCAGGTTTTACAAACATTGCCGTGCGCTAAGACTGACGCAATAGTTAAAGTGG
Protein-coding sequences here:
- the FJX1 gene encoding four-jointed box protein 1; translated protein: MKRARRAAPGPLPVLGLLLLLGALPGLWTVLLRREEEARREREPEPRAPAGPPPGRWGWGRSPAPRGEPGGGGQKTFRTLLAVPAAKGRAERGSEGRFAAAGSPPPAAAGSPVERGIFWSRELEEQVPPGFAAEEAAAWLSAARAARVASLERGGCGRSSNRLARLSDGSRACVRYGINPEQIQGEALSYHLAGVLGMQERLPPMALALVEARGRQWEPVREELRGSHWAEGAVVSLTRWVDNLTAVVAPAPWGAEAGAGRRLQPLSAGELGGLPPSQLVELVQWSDLILFDYLTANFDRLVSNLFSLQWDPRVMRRATSNLLRAPDGGLVFMDNEAGLVHGYRLLAMWDPYNEPLLRSVCVFREGTARRVAELHRRRSAAAELRRRYRAREPLWARLGFLSERQAELLQARVDFVHRHIAHCRAQAAVL